A single genomic interval of Helianthus annuus cultivar XRQ/B chromosome 13, HanXRQr2.0-SUNRISE, whole genome shotgun sequence harbors:
- the LOC110898084 gene encoding uncharacterized protein LOC110898084 isoform X1 has product MVEYMLYFSCFSTTQALKSVIKLRESRRSNAYSELIEPVTKIRTLRARMIGVAKDDLSKVFIWLTLEFLSKQCLQLSFPNCCCT; this is encoded by the exons ATGGTGGAATATATGTTATATTTTTCATGCTTTTCTACAACACAGGCACTCAAGAGTGTAATCAAGCTAAGAGAATCTAGACGGAGTAATGCTTACTCGGAACTGATAGAGCCGGTCACTAAAATTCGAACTCTACGCGCTCGAATG atTGGAGTTGCCAAAGATGACCTGAGTAAAGTATTCATATGGCTCACACTTGAGTTTCTTTCTAAACAG TGTTTGCAACTTTCCTTCCCCAACTGCTGTTGCACCTGA
- the LOC110898084 gene encoding uncharacterized protein LOC110898084 isoform X2: MEDVNLYKVALKSVIKLRESRRSNAYSELIEPVTKIRTLRARMIGVAKDDLSKVFIWLTLEFLSKQCLQLSFPNCCCT, translated from the exons ATGGAGGATGTAAACTTATATAAAGTG GCACTCAAGAGTGTAATCAAGCTAAGAGAATCTAGACGGAGTAATGCTTACTCGGAACTGATAGAGCCGGTCACTAAAATTCGAACTCTACGCGCTCGAATG atTGGAGTTGCCAAAGATGACCTGAGTAAAGTATTCATATGGCTCACACTTGAGTTTCTTTCTAAACAG TGTTTGCAACTTTCCTTCCCCAACTGCTGTTGCACCTGA